In the genome of Flavivirga spongiicola, one region contains:
- a CDS encoding Maf-like protein: MLNEKLKSHHIILASGSPRRQEFFKNLGLDFEIILKPVKEEYPPRLTHFEISNYLAQLKALPFKNKLKDNDILITSDTIVWHHNKALGKPRDKDEAFSIIKSLSNTTHEVITSVCFTTKTFEKTLHAITKVTFKDLTDEEIEYYINTCKPFDKAGAYGIQEWIGQIGVTKLEGSYFNVMGLPTHLVYKTLNAIVDASS, translated from the coding sequence ATGCTTAACGAAAAACTAAAAAGCCACCATATTATTTTAGCTTCTGGTTCTCCCAGAAGGCAAGAATTTTTCAAAAACTTGGGATTAGATTTTGAAATCATTCTAAAACCTGTAAAAGAAGAGTATCCACCACGCCTAACACATTTTGAAATTAGCAACTATCTCGCTCAATTAAAAGCACTTCCCTTTAAAAACAAATTAAAAGACAATGATATTCTTATTACTAGCGACACCATAGTTTGGCATCATAATAAAGCCTTAGGAAAACCTAGAGATAAAGACGAAGCTTTTAGTATTATAAAATCTTTAAGTAATACCACTCATGAAGTTATTACCTCGGTTTGTTTTACAACTAAAACTTTTGAAAAAACACTACATGCTATTACTAAAGTTACTTTCAAAGATTTAACAGACGAAGAGATTGAATACTACATAAACACCTGCAAACCATTTGATAAAGCAGGTGCTTACGGCATTCAAGAATGGATAGGACAAATAGGAGTGACTAAATTAGAAGGCTCCTATTTTAATGTTATG
- a CDS encoding geranylgeranylglycerol-phosphate geranylgeranyltransferase — translation MNFLNLIRWKNLLMIALVQLLIKYAFLEPFGAQISLTPLGITLLILSTISIAAAGNIINDIYDVETDFVNKPDKLIIGKSISEKTAYNLFIAFNVIGVGIGFYISHLVGKSPFFSIFVIISALLYVYATYLKRTLLIGNIVISILVALSIIIVGVFELLPGITPQNQQMQLMYFNTVLDYAIFAFIINLLREIAKDIEDIDGDYKVGMKTLPIVIGRDRATKVLFVLSFVPLFTIAYYTINSLYKNQIAVIYFLLFIIGPLLYICIKTYSATTKNDHHHISNILKLVMLFGMLSLLLYKYILLK, via the coding sequence TTGAACTTCTTAAATCTCATTCGCTGGAAAAACTTACTCATGATTGCCCTTGTGCAATTACTTATTAAATATGCCTTTTTAGAACCATTTGGCGCTCAAATAAGCTTAACACCTTTAGGAATTACACTTTTAATTCTTTCGACTATTTCTATTGCTGCTGCGGGAAATATTATTAATGACATTTATGATGTCGAAACTGATTTTGTAAACAAACCAGATAAATTAATCATTGGTAAATCTATTTCGGAAAAAACAGCTTATAATTTATTTATTGCTTTTAATGTTATTGGTGTTGGTATTGGCTTCTATATATCACATCTGGTTGGAAAAAGCCCTTTCTTTTCCATTTTTGTTATTATTTCGGCATTACTTTATGTGTATGCCACTTATTTAAAACGAACACTTTTAATAGGTAATATTGTTATTTCTATTTTAGTAGCATTAAGTATTATTATTGTGGGTGTTTTTGAATTACTTCCAGGTATTACGCCACAAAATCAGCAAATGCAACTGATGTATTTTAACACGGTACTTGATTATGCCATATTTGCGTTCATCATTAATTTACTAAGAGAAATAGCCAAAGACATTGAAGATATTGATGGTGACTATAAAGTAGGCATGAAAACGTTACCTATTGTAATTGGTAGAGACCGTGCTACCAAAGTATTATTTGTTTTATCATTTGTACCGCTTTTTACTATTGCTTACTATACGATTAATTCTTTGTACAAAAATCAAATAGCTGTTATTTACTTTTTGCTATTCATAATTGGCCCATTACTCTATATATGTATTAAAACTTATAGTGCTACAACTAAAAATGATCATCATCATATTAGTAACATACTTAAATTAGTGATGCTTTTTGGAATGCTTTCCTTACTTTTATACAAGTATATCTTACTTAAATGA